The following coding sequences lie in one Kryptolebias marmoratus isolate JLee-2015 linkage group LG5, ASM164957v2, whole genome shotgun sequence genomic window:
- the LOC108242670 gene encoding solute carrier family 2, facilitated glucose transporter member 3 — MEGEGKQVTGYLLFSLGTAVIGSLQFGYNTGVINAPEKKLQSFFNDTWMERYGEPISPGISTIVWSIAVAIFSVGGMVGSFSVGIMANRFGRRRSMFLVNSLAVIGGLLMGFSTICSSYEMVIAGRLVIGLFCGLFTGLTPMYVGEVSPTPLRGAFGTLHQLGVVVGILIAQIFGLEFLLGSEKLWPLLLALTVAPAVLQCILLPFCPESPRFLLINLKQEEQARKALVRLRGTEDVSKDLQEMKEESAKMAQEKKVTIAELFHSKSYRQPLLVAIMLQLSQQLSGINAVFYYSTGIFASAGVKQPIYATIGAGIVNTIFTVVSLFLVEKAGRRTLHLLGLGGMAVSALIMTVSLLLKDIPVMSYVAILAVMLFVAMFELGPGPIPWFIVAELFSQGPRPAAMAVAGCCNWTANFLVGMSFPKLVEWCGPWVFLIFTAFLILFFVFTFFKVPETKGKTFEEIARGFGGAPPPAASSAEEPPATSSTAVTLPASPDKEKVPLVEAPAATQAAAPAASPAAETTPLTDKPGAAAESVEQV, encoded by the exons GGAAAGCAAGTAACAGGTTATCTCCTGTTCTCCCTGGGCACAGCTGTGATTGGCTCTCTGCAGTTTGGTTACAACACAGGAGTCATCAACGCTCCAGAAAAG AAACTTCAATCTTTCTTCAATGACACCTGGATGGAGCGTTATGGTGAGCCCATCAGCCCGGGGATTTCCACCATCGTCTGGAGTATCGCTGTAGCCATCTTCAGTGTGGGTGGCATGGTGGGCTCCTTCAGTGTGGGGATCATGGCCAACAGGTTTGGCAG gCGACGCTCCATGTTCTTGGTGAACTCTCTGGCGGTGATCGGAGGCCTCCTCATGGGCTTCTCCACCATATGCTCCTCCTATGAGATGGTGATCGCCGGTCGACTGGTCATCGGCCTGTTCTGCGGTCTCTTTACTGGTCTGACCCCCATGTATGTGGGCGAGGTGTCCCCAACACCGCTCCGCGGAGCTTTCGGTACTCTGCACCAGCTCGGCGTGGTGGTGGGCATCCTGATTGCTCAG ATCTTTGGTTTGGAGTTTCTGTTGGGCTCTGAAAAGCTGTGGCCCCTGCTGCTGGCCCTTACTGTGGCCCCCGCTGTGCTGCAGTGCATCTTGCTGCCTTTCTGTCCGGAGAGCCCCCGTTTCCTGCTGATCAACCTTAAACAAGAGGAGCAGGCACGCAAAG CGCTGGTCCGTCTGCGCGGCACCGAGGACGTGAGCAAAGACCTGCaggagatgaaggaggagaGCGCCAAGATGGCTCAGGAGAAGAAGGTGACCATCGCTGAGCTGTTCCACTCAAAGTCCTACAGGCAGCCCCTCCTCGTCGCCATCATGCTGCAGCTCTCCCAGCAGCTTTCAGGGATCAACGCT gTGTTCTACTACTCCACAGGGATCTTTGCCTCAGCAGGAGTGAAGCAGCCCATCTACGCCACCATCGGAGCCGGCATCGTCAACACCATCTTCACCGTTGTTTCT CTCTTCCTGGTGGAGAAGGCAGGACGGAGGACTCTCCACCTCCTGGGATTGGGAGGAATGGCTGTCAGCGCTCTCATCATGACAGTCTCCCTCCTGCTG AAGGACATCCCAGTTATGAGCTACGTGGCAATCCTGGCTGTCATGCTCTTTGTGGCTATGTTTGAGTTGGGCCCCGGTCCAATCCCATGGTTCATTGTGGCCGAGCTGTTCTCCCAGGGGCCCCGTCCTGCAGCCATGGCTGTTGCTGGTTGCTGTAATTGGACAGCCAACTTCCTGGTTGGAATGAGCTTCCCCAAACTAGTG GAATGGTGTGGTCCTTGGGTGTTCCTCATCTTCACTGCCTTCCTCATCCTCTTTTTCGTCTTCACATTCTTCAAAGTCCCGGAGACGAAGGGAAAAACCTTTGAGGAGATCGCCCGCGGCTTCGGTGGTGCTCCGCCTCCCGCCGCCTCCTCCGCCGAGGAACCTCCTGCCACCTCCAGCACGGCCGTGACGCTTCCAGCCTCGCCCGACAAGGAGAAGGTCCCGCTGGTGGAGGCGCCAGCCGCCACTCAGGCGGCCGCGCCGGCAGCCTCTCCGGCAGCTGAAACGACACCGCTCACAGATAAACCCGGCGCTGCCGCAGAGAGCGTAGAGCAGGTGTAG